A window of Brachybacterium fresconis contains these coding sequences:
- a CDS encoding ISL3 family transposase, whose product MPNHSCACPDALDRCDRCDFLLDFPGLHLVTVSKARAGLVLEVESCDPVAGCPGCGVIATGHGRVVVEMIDAPWAGRPVRIRWCKRRWICLEGVCAVTTFVEQNPQVCAPRGLLSTRAIRWAIGQLRREGATIQGLARQLGTTWNTLWSQVRPVLIEAANDPSRFEDVQVLGVDEHVWHHRDPRRRGPKELTGMVDLTRGPHPTARLLDLVPGRSGKAYRDWLDERGDEFRKRVEIATLDPFQGYKNAIDDQLEDATCVLDAFHIVKLAGAAVDDVRRRIQQETLGHRGRKGDPLYGIRHVLRAGRERLTPRQKTRLASAFAAHPDHVAVEVAYQCAQDVRDVFHQPTPAQGRRLAEQLIEKLPSCPIPESARLGKTLRRWKNAFLAYFDTDGASNGGTEAINGIIELGRRIARGFRNVEHYRLRMLLITGGLDASPHTQL is encoded by the coding sequence ATGCCCAACCATAGTTGCGCATGCCCTGACGCGCTCGATCGCTGCGACCGATGCGACTTTCTCCTGGACTTCCCGGGCCTTCATCTGGTGACAGTCTCGAAGGCCCGGGCCGGGCTGGTGCTCGAGGTGGAGTCCTGCGATCCAGTGGCCGGATGCCCTGGCTGCGGTGTCATCGCCACTGGTCACGGCCGGGTGGTGGTCGAGATGATCGATGCTCCGTGGGCGGGTCGGCCGGTGCGGATTCGGTGGTGCAAGCGTCGCTGGATCTGTCTCGAGGGCGTCTGTGCGGTGACGACCTTCGTCGAGCAGAATCCGCAGGTCTGCGCTCCACGGGGCCTGCTGAGCACGCGCGCGATCCGCTGGGCGATCGGCCAGCTCCGGCGCGAGGGGGCGACGATCCAGGGCCTGGCCCGCCAGCTCGGCACGACGTGGAACACGCTCTGGTCCCAGGTTCGGCCAGTCCTGATCGAGGCCGCGAACGACCCTTCCCGCTTCGAGGACGTGCAGGTCCTGGGCGTGGACGAACATGTCTGGCACCACCGGGACCCGCGCCGGCGCGGACCGAAGGAGCTCACCGGGATGGTCGATCTGACTCGCGGGCCCCACCCCACTGCCAGGCTCCTTGACCTCGTCCCCGGCCGATCCGGCAAGGCCTACCGAGACTGGCTCGACGAGCGCGGCGATGAGTTCCGCAAGCGGGTCGAGATCGCAACGCTGGACCCGTTCCAGGGATACAAGAACGCGATCGATGACCAGCTCGAGGACGCCACCTGCGTGCTGGATGCGTTCCACATCGTCAAGCTCGCCGGGGCTGCAGTCGATGACGTCCGCCGCCGGATCCAGCAGGAGACCCTCGGCCACCGAGGCCGCAAGGGCGACCCTCTCTACGGGATCCGTCATGTTCTCCGCGCTGGACGGGAACGCCTCACGCCGCGCCAGAAGACTCGTCTGGCCAGCGCATTCGCGGCCCATCCCGATCATGTTGCGGTCGAGGTCGCCTATCAGTGCGCCCAGGACGTCCGAGACGTGTTCCACCAGCCCACTCCTGCCCAGGGTCGCCGCCTCGCCGAGCAGCTCATCGAGAAGCTGCCGTCCTGCCCGATCCCGGAGAGCGCCAGGCTCGGTAAGACACTGCGACGCTGGAAGAACGCGTTCTTGGCCTACTTCGATACCGACGGGGCGAGCAACGGCGGTACCGAGGCCATCAACGGGATCATCGAGCTGGGCCGCCGCATCGCCCGCGGGTTCCGCAACGTCGAGCACTACCGCCTCCGAATGCTCCTCATCACCGGAGGCCTCGACGCCTCACCCCACACTCAACTCTGA
- a CDS encoding helix-turn-helix transcriptional regulator: MVTRTESVHRRRDPIAYDCVKLIFVRAGAAWLFSEFGERPVGVGDAVLLAANTLCGAQPEEWVTTTTLYLDRDYVVDQVFWQHAAILSDRLEAKDFLAARYAEPAQILRLGEHRAGRLMPWLDELGQLSLDGPAPERFYRMQSLLFGVLDVVSPFVQTTTVRQSPTQHKATWPAAPAFQRLAPLRAEARAAAGLLRDRPARRWTLPELAAAVYLSPSQLGRVFVEAYGKTPMTYLTTVRAESLARLLRETDLPIEQAMGEVGWYSRGHAARLFRQAVGITPAHYRQHSRHSRRIPA, translated from the coding sequence GTGGTGACGCGGACGGAGAGTGTGCATCGGCGGCGTGATCCGATCGCCTATGACTGCGTGAAGCTGATCTTCGTGCGGGCGGGGGCGGCCTGGTTGTTCAGCGAGTTCGGGGAACGCCCGGTCGGGGTTGGTGATGCGGTGCTGCTGGCCGCGAACACCCTGTGCGGGGCCCAACCGGAAGAGTGGGTCACGACCACGACCCTGTACCTGGATCGGGACTATGTGGTCGACCAGGTGTTCTGGCAGCACGCCGCCATCCTGAGCGACCGGCTGGAGGCCAAAGATTTCCTCGCCGCCCGCTACGCCGAACCCGCCCAGATACTGCGGCTGGGTGAGCACCGCGCCGGCCGCCTGATGCCGTGGCTGGATGAACTCGGCCAACTCAGCCTGGACGGCCCGGCGCCGGAGCGGTTCTACCGGATGCAGTCCCTGCTGTTCGGCGTGCTGGACGTGGTCTCCCCGTTCGTGCAGACCACGACGGTGCGTCAGTCCCCGACCCAGCACAAGGCCACCTGGCCCGCCGCGCCCGCCTTCCAAAGGTTGGCGCCGCTGCGGGCTGAGGCCCGTGCCGCGGCCGGCCTGCTGCGGGACCGGCCGGCTCGACGGTGGACCTTGCCCGAACTGGCCGCGGCGGTCTACCTCTCTCCGTCTCAGCTCGGACGGGTCTTCGTGGAGGCCTACGGCAAGACTCCGATGACGTACCTGACGACCGTGCGAGCCGAGAGCCTGGCGCGTCTGTTGCGCGAGACCGACCTGCCGATCGAGCAGGCCATGGGCGAGGTCGGCTGGTACAGCCGCGGCCACGCCGCCCGGCTCTTCCGCCAGGCCGTCGGCATCACTCCCGCCCACTACCGCCAACACAGCCGGCACAGCCGCCGAATCCCTGCGTAA
- a CDS encoding ATP-binding cassette domain-containing protein, translating to MTTTTHDVIRVRGARQNSLQDIDVDVPKHQLVVVTGVSGSGKSSLVFDTIAAESARQLNETFSAFAQGRLPSYAHPDVDLLENLSAVIVVDQQRLSGGPRSTVGTISDIGARLRLLFSRIGEPAAGYSNAYSFNDPAGMCPNCQGLGVAASVVESELVDDDRSLNEGAITFPKFNPGTWLWKAYAKSGFFDPDMKIRDYTPEQRELFLYAPAGEHTPPAGMDAVGTAYEGLVTRFNRIYLRREPDSFKGAQREAFERIVSRGPCPECHGSRLAAPARASLINGKSIADLNAMQISDLAEHVAKIDGDAVAPLVANLRVHLERMMTLGLGYLSLDRTTSTLSGGEAQRIKMVRHLGSALADMLYVFDEPTVGLHPRDVTALGQMLLALRDRGNTVLVIEHDPDIMAIADHIIDLGPGAGTAGGQITYQGDYDGLTQAGTPTGHGLREHRRATRTRREPDGWISIDDATTNNLQHVTTRIPRGVMTAVTGVAGSGKSSLILGNLPAVEPDAIVIDQRPIRGSRRSNPATYTGLLNLIRDVFAKTTGAPAGLFTPNSTGGCPACEGNGIIYTDLAFMEGVITRCEVCEGRRFTPEAQEHQVDGKSIADVFEMSVTDALGYFTQPAIGRILSRLHDVGLDYLTLGQTLTSLSGGERQRLKLATELGTSGRTIILDEPTTGLHIADISRLLGLLDRLIDAGSTLIVIEHNLDIIAAADWIIDIGPEAGHDGGQVVYEGTPDQMITDGGTHTAEHLRARAKN from the coding sequence ATGACGACCACGACCCACGACGTGATCCGCGTACGCGGAGCCCGTCAGAACTCACTCCAAGACATCGACGTCGACGTCCCCAAGCATCAGCTCGTGGTCGTCACCGGCGTATCCGGATCAGGCAAGTCCTCGCTGGTGTTCGACACGATCGCGGCCGAATCAGCGCGCCAGCTCAACGAGACATTCTCGGCTTTCGCCCAAGGCAGGCTCCCCAGCTACGCCCACCCCGACGTCGACCTGCTGGAGAACCTCTCGGCCGTTATTGTGGTGGATCAGCAGCGCCTCTCCGGCGGACCTCGCTCCACGGTCGGGACCATCAGCGACATCGGCGCACGTCTACGGCTGCTGTTCTCCCGCATCGGTGAGCCGGCCGCCGGCTATTCCAACGCCTACAGCTTCAACGACCCCGCCGGCATGTGCCCGAACTGTCAGGGGCTCGGCGTCGCGGCCTCGGTCGTGGAATCCGAACTCGTTGACGACGACCGCTCCCTCAACGAGGGCGCGATTACTTTCCCCAAGTTCAACCCGGGCACCTGGCTGTGGAAGGCCTACGCCAAGTCCGGGTTCTTCGACCCCGACATGAAGATCCGCGACTACACCCCAGAACAACGCGAGCTGTTCCTCTATGCACCGGCCGGGGAACACACCCCGCCGGCAGGGATGGATGCAGTCGGCACCGCCTACGAAGGCCTCGTCACCCGGTTCAACCGCATCTACCTGCGACGCGAGCCCGACTCCTTCAAAGGCGCCCAGCGCGAGGCGTTCGAGCGGATCGTCTCCCGCGGACCTTGCCCCGAATGCCACGGCTCCCGACTCGCCGCGCCCGCCCGAGCCAGTCTCATCAACGGCAAGTCCATCGCCGACCTCAACGCGATGCAGATCAGCGACCTCGCCGAGCACGTCGCGAAGATCGACGGCGACGCCGTGGCACCGCTGGTCGCGAACCTGCGCGTCCACCTGGAACGGATGATGACCCTCGGCCTCGGCTACCTCAGCCTCGACCGCACCACCTCCACCCTCTCCGGGGGCGAAGCCCAACGGATCAAGATGGTCCGCCACCTCGGCAGTGCCCTGGCCGACATGCTCTACGTGTTCGACGAACCCACGGTGGGCCTGCACCCCCGCGACGTCACCGCGCTCGGACAGATGCTCCTTGCCCTGCGCGACCGCGGCAACACCGTGCTCGTCATCGAGCACGACCCCGACATCATGGCGATCGCCGACCACATCATCGACCTCGGACCCGGCGCTGGAACCGCCGGCGGCCAGATCACCTACCAAGGCGACTACGACGGCCTCACCCAGGCCGGCACCCCCACCGGGCACGGGCTCCGCGAGCACCGGCGCGCGACCCGGACACGGCGTGAGCCCGACGGCTGGATCAGCATCGACGACGCCACCACCAACAACCTCCAGCACGTCACCACCCGCATCCCGCGCGGCGTGATGACCGCTGTGACCGGAGTCGCCGGATCGGGCAAGTCCAGCCTCATCCTCGGCAACCTCCCCGCCGTCGAACCCGACGCGATCGTCATCGACCAACGCCCCATCCGAGGATCGCGCCGCTCCAACCCAGCCACTTACACCGGCCTGCTCAACCTCATCCGTGACGTGTTCGCCAAGACCACCGGAGCACCAGCCGGGCTGTTCACCCCCAACTCCACCGGAGGATGCCCGGCCTGTGAGGGCAACGGCATCATCTACACCGACCTCGCCTTCATGGAAGGCGTGATCACCCGATGCGAAGTTTGCGAAGGACGACGGTTCACCCCCGAGGCCCAAGAGCATCAGGTCGATGGCAAGAGCATCGCCGACGTGTTCGAGATGAGCGTTACCGACGCACTCGGCTACTTCACCCAGCCCGCGATCGGGCGCATCCTGTCCCGGCTCCACGACGTCGGACTCGACTACCTCACCCTCGGACAGACCCTCACCAGCCTCTCCGGCGGCGAACGTCAGCGACTCAAACTCGCTACCGAACTCGGAACCTCGGGCCGCACGATCATCCTGGACGAGCCGACCACAGGACTGCACATCGCCGATATCTCTCGGCTCCTCGGGCTGCTTGACCGGCTCATCGACGCCGGATCGACGCTCATCGTGATTGAGCACAACCTCGACATCATCGCCGCCGCCGACTGGATCATCGACATCGGCCCCGAAGCCGGACACGACGGCGGACAAGTCGTCTACGAAGGCACACCAGACCAGATGATCACGGACGGCGGGACACACACGGCCGAACACCTACGAGCTCGCGCGAAAAACTGA